Proteins co-encoded in one Flavobacteriaceae bacterium MAR_2009_75 genomic window:
- a CDS encoding NAD(P)-dependent dehydrogenase (short-subunit alcohol dehydrogenase family): MSTTKIAVITGGSRGLGRDMALKIAEKEIDIVFTYHSNIDAANEVVKTIENIGRKAKAFQLDTSNIKEFDSFYQKLTTYLINDYGTDHFDFLINNAGTGIYKPFTETTEDDFDDMLNIHLKGVYFLSQKAIPYLNEGGRIINISSGLARFSLPNSSAYASAKGGVEVFTRYLAKELASKKITANVVAPGAVGTDFGGGENRTNEKKVNIISNLTALGRVGEPEDLGGVVAFLCTEEARWINGQRIEVSGGIFL, encoded by the coding sequence ATGAGTACGACAAAAATAGCGGTAATTACAGGTGGCAGTAGAGGTCTCGGGCGCGACATGGCACTTAAAATTGCCGAAAAAGAAATTGATATTGTTTTCACTTATCATTCTAACATAGATGCGGCCAACGAAGTGGTCAAGACTATAGAAAATATAGGGCGAAAAGCTAAGGCCTTTCAATTAGACACCAGTAACATCAAAGAGTTTGATAGCTTCTATCAAAAGCTAACGACCTATTTAATCAATGATTACGGCACAGACCATTTTGATTTCTTGATAAACAATGCCGGTACAGGCATTTACAAACCTTTTACCGAAACTACCGAAGACGACTTTGACGATATGCTGAACATTCACCTCAAGGGGGTGTATTTTTTATCACAAAAGGCTATACCTTATTTAAACGAAGGTGGGCGTATCATAAATATTTCTTCGGGATTGGCCCGATTTTCATTACCGAACTCGTCGGCCTATGCCTCTGCAAAAGGTGGTGTAGAAGTTTTTACACGGTACTTGGCAAAAGAATTGGCCTCTAAAAAAATTACAGCAAATGTAGTGGCCCCCGGGGCGGTAGGAACCGATTTTGGTGGCGGAGAAAACAGAACCAATGAGAAAAAAGTAAATATCATATCAAATCTGACCGCTTTAGGTCGTGTTGGCGAACCGGAAGATTTAGGTGGTGTTGTCGCTTTCTTATGTACCGAAGAAGCACGATGGATCAATGGCCAACGCATTGAAGTGTCAGGCGGTATATTCTTATAA
- a CDS encoding D-3-phosphoglycerate dehydrogenase produces MKILANDGIAQSGINALENSGFEVLTTTVAQEQLQNFINENSIDGLLVRSATKVRKELIDSCPSLKLIGRGGVGMDNIDVEYAKQKGLHVINTPAASSSSVAELVFAHLYGGVRFLYDANRNMPLEGDSKFKQLKKSYASGSELRGKTLGVIGFGRIGSATAKIALGVGMKVVFYDPYLEEAKIDVDFFDGQSVSFLLKSETKDEVISSADFITMHVPAQKEYVIGKREFGLMKHGVGIVNASRGGVLDEVALVDALEEGKVNFAGLDVFESEPTPEIKILMHPNISLTPHIGAATGEAQNRIGTELAEQIITLLK; encoded by the coding sequence ATGAAAATATTAGCGAATGATGGTATTGCCCAATCAGGAATCAATGCTTTGGAAAATTCAGGTTTCGAAGTTTTGACCACTACCGTTGCCCAAGAACAGTTACAAAATTTTATCAACGAGAATAGTATTGATGGCCTACTGGTACGAAGCGCCACCAAAGTGAGAAAAGAATTAATCGATAGCTGCCCCTCATTAAAATTGATAGGCCGCGGTGGTGTGGGCATGGACAATATCGACGTAGAATATGCAAAACAAAAGGGTTTGCATGTAATCAATACGCCGGCCGCATCTTCAAGCTCGGTCGCAGAATTGGTTTTCGCCCATTTATATGGTGGTGTGCGTTTTCTTTACGATGCCAACAGAAATATGCCTTTAGAAGGTGATAGTAAATTTAAACAGTTAAAAAAATCGTACGCCTCTGGTTCCGAATTGAGAGGTAAGACCCTTGGCGTAATCGGCTTTGGCCGTATCGGTAGTGCAACCGCTAAAATAGCCTTGGGCGTAGGAATGAAGGTTGTGTTTTACGATCCTTATTTAGAAGAAGCCAAGATAGATGTTGATTTTTTTGATGGTCAGTCCGTTTCATTCCTTCTGAAATCAGAGACTAAGGACGAAGTTATATCTTCAGCCGATTTTATAACCATGCACGTTCCGGCCCAAAAGGAATATGTAATCGGAAAAAGGGAATTTGGCTTGATGAAGCATGGTGTCGGCATTGTAAATGCTTCGCGCGGTGGTGTTCTCGACGAGGTAGCACTAGTTGATGCCTTAGAGGAAGGGAAAGTCAATTTTGCCGGACTCGATGTTTTCGAATCGGAACCGACCCCAGAGATTAAAATCTTGATGCACCCGAATATTTCGTTAACGCCTCATATTGGTGCGGCAACCGGTGAGGCACAAAATCGCATTGGCACTGAATTGGCGGAACAAATTATTACATTGCTGAAATAA
- a CDS encoding sulfite dehydrogenase (cytochrome) subunit SorB yields the protein MKNFKNLKNDFERVRRVVILACTVVVLSSLLLVYLIIDPSLSAFKNSERQSEMVDVPLDSEKEDRIEDGIHVRTGFVDAPGMIETVQNCTNCHSSKLVIQNRMNAERWKATIQWMQETQNLWDLGENEEVIINYLVTNYPPKKKGRREGLADIEWYTLKE from the coding sequence ATGAAGAATTTCAAGAATTTAAAAAACGATTTTGAAAGGGTACGTAGAGTAGTGATTTTGGCATGTACTGTGGTAGTTCTTTCTTCACTACTATTGGTTTATCTCATAATTGACCCAAGCCTATCCGCTTTTAAAAATTCTGAACGGCAATCGGAAATGGTCGACGTTCCCTTAGATAGTGAAAAAGAAGATAGAATTGAAGATGGCATTCACGTTCGTACTGGTTTTGTTGATGCCCCGGGAATGATTGAAACCGTTCAAAACTGTACTAATTGTCACTCTTCTAAGCTGGTCATTCAGAATCGTATGAATGCCGAAAGATGGAAAGCTACTATCCAATGGATGCAGGAAACACAGAATTTGTGGGATTTGGGTGAGAATGAAGAGGTTATTATTAACTATCTCGTAACCAACTACCCACCCAAAAAGAAGGGTAGAAGAGAGGGGTTGGCCGATATTGAGTGGTATACGCTTAAGGAATAG
- a CDS encoding acyl-CoA reductase LuxC, which produces MLTFAIDLNTKVQSIPNYHKYMNDHHKTFIAFVKLGKFLREYCSSQQLKNEWSEKLDGAVALSKHKNGWFTKENVLHAIESWGNLLTKEHLSKWLSAYDLKQNRPKTVALILAGNIPLVGFHDFLSVLITGNTALVKLSSNDNVIITFIKEYLISNEPLLKGKIIIEKEKLENFDAVIATGSNNTSRYFEHYFGKGPHIIRNNRNSVAVLTGKETTLQLENLGEDIFRYYGLGCRSVSKIFVPKSYDFDIFFKSIFKYSDIINQNKYSNNYDYNKAVYLMSEFKILDNGFLILKEDESYASTIASLFYEYYENLSELKNRLERDKENLQCIVSQGIIENEINFGQTQQPSLSDYADGVDTVDFLLKT; this is translated from the coding sequence ATGCTTACTTTTGCAATCGATTTAAATACAAAGGTACAGTCTATACCTAATTATCACAAATATATGAACGACCATCACAAAACATTTATTGCTTTCGTTAAACTTGGCAAGTTTTTACGCGAATATTGCAGCTCTCAACAATTGAAAAATGAATGGTCTGAAAAATTAGATGGGGCCGTTGCACTTTCAAAACATAAAAATGGCTGGTTCACTAAAGAAAACGTTCTGCATGCAATAGAAAGTTGGGGAAATCTTCTTACGAAAGAGCACCTCTCAAAGTGGCTCAGCGCTTACGATTTAAAACAAAATCGGCCAAAAACCGTCGCCTTGATTTTGGCCGGCAATATTCCATTAGTCGGTTTTCATGACTTTTTATCCGTGCTGATAACAGGCAATACAGCGCTAGTAAAACTATCTTCAAACGACAATGTAATTATCACATTTATAAAAGAATATCTAATTTCAAATGAACCACTACTTAAGGGTAAAATTATTATTGAGAAAGAGAAGTTAGAAAATTTCGATGCTGTAATTGCTACGGGCAGCAATAACACCTCTCGTTATTTTGAGCACTATTTTGGGAAGGGACCGCATATTATAAGAAATAATAGAAATTCAGTTGCCGTGCTCACGGGAAAAGAAACCACCTTACAACTGGAAAATCTTGGAGAAGACATTTTCAGATACTATGGTCTAGGTTGTAGAAGTGTTTCGAAAATATTTGTACCGAAAAGTTATGACTTTGACATTTTCTTCAAGTCGATTTTCAAATACAGTGACATTATCAATCAAAACAAATATTCGAATAACTACGATTATAACAAAGCGGTATATTTAATGTCAGAATTCAAGATTCTTGATAACGGATTCTTGATTTTGAAAGAAGATGAAAGCTACGCCTCCACTATAGCTTCCCTTTTCTATGAGTATTATGAAAACCTATCTGAACTTAAAAACAGGCTCGAACGAGATAAAGAAAATTTGCAATGCATTGTTTCACAAGGTATTATTGAAAATGAAATCAATTTTGGCCAAACCCAACAACCTTCACTTAGCGATTATGCCGATGGTGTCGACACTGTTGATTTCCTGTTAAAAACCTAG
- a CDS encoding phosphoserine aminotransferase: MKKHNFSPGPCVLPQEVFLKASEAVMDFNGSGLSLIEISHRSKDFVEVMEKARSLALELLGLENKGYKALFLQGGASMQFLMAAYNLLENKAGYLNTGTWSTKAVKEAKMFGDVIEVGSSKDENFNYIPKGYNIPDGLDYLHLTSNNTIFGTQIKKFPKTEAPLVCDMSSDIFSRQLDFTQFDLIYAGAQKNMGPAGTTLVVIKEDILGKVTRQIPSMLDYQVHISKDSMFNTPPVFAVYTSMLTLEWLKNLGGISAIEEINDKKAQLVYSEVDLNPLFEGFAKKEDRSNMNATFNLTDEKLKETFESMVKEAGINGINGHRSVGGYRASMYNALSLESVGILVDVMSELERTA; the protein is encoded by the coding sequence ATGAAAAAACATAATTTCAGTCCAGGCCCATGTGTGTTACCTCAAGAAGTATTTTTAAAAGCTTCTGAAGCCGTAATGGATTTTAATGGTTCAGGACTTTCATTAATTGAAATTTCGCACCGAAGCAAAGATTTTGTTGAGGTTATGGAAAAGGCACGCAGCTTAGCTTTAGAGTTGCTCGGTCTAGAGAATAAAGGGTATAAGGCACTGTTCTTACAAGGTGGGGCCAGCATGCAGTTCTTGATGGCAGCTTATAACCTTTTAGAAAATAAGGCGGGTTATTTGAATACGGGTACGTGGAGCACCAAAGCGGTAAAGGAAGCCAAGATGTTCGGAGATGTAATCGAAGTTGGATCATCAAAAGATGAAAATTTCAATTATATACCAAAGGGCTACAATATACCTGATGGCTTAGATTATTTACACCTTACCTCTAACAATACCATTTTCGGCACTCAAATTAAAAAGTTTCCTAAAACTGAAGCGCCGTTGGTTTGTGACATGAGTTCCGATATCTTCTCAAGACAATTAGATTTTACGCAATTCGATTTGATTTATGCAGGTGCTCAGAAAAACATGGGTCCAGCAGGAACGACCTTGGTTGTTATTAAAGAAGACATTTTAGGTAAAGTGACCCGACAGATACCATCTATGCTCGATTATCAAGTTCATATTTCTAAAGACAGCATGTTCAACACCCCTCCGGTATTTGCCGTTTACACTTCTATGTTGACTTTAGAATGGTTAAAGAACCTCGGTGGTATTTCTGCGATAGAAGAAATCAATGATAAAAAGGCGCAATTGGTATATTCTGAAGTAGACTTAAACCCCTTATTCGAAGGTTTTGCCAAAAAAGAAGATCGTTCTAACATGAATGCTACTTTTAACCTTACCGATGAGAAACTGAAAGAAACTTTTGAGTCTATGGTTAAGGAGGCCGGCATTAACGGCATCAATGGTCACAGGTCCGTTGGCGGTTACCGTGCTTCAATGTACAATGCCCTAAGCCTAGAAAGCGTAGGTATTCTAGTCGATGTAATGAGTGAATTAGAGCGAACGGCATAG
- a CDS encoding GTP cyclohydrolase I — MAPYRNLEEYNLEVTTEVKDRYSKIISEIGEDVSREGLIKTPERAAKAMLFLTQGYKQDAVEILKGAMFKEDYDDMVIIKDIELYSLCEHHMLPFFGKAHVAYIPNGHIVGLSKIPRVVDVFARRLQVQERLTHDILECINNTLKPQGVAVVIEASHMCMMMRGVQKQNSVTTTSGFRGQFEKIETRNEFLKLISSDLS, encoded by the coding sequence ATGGCCCCTTATAGAAATTTAGAAGAATACAACCTTGAAGTTACTACGGAAGTTAAAGACCGTTATTCAAAAATCATAAGTGAAATAGGGGAGGATGTTTCCCGAGAAGGGTTGATAAAAACTCCTGAACGGGCAGCAAAGGCCATGCTTTTCTTAACGCAAGGCTATAAACAAGATGCAGTAGAGATACTTAAAGGAGCCATGTTCAAAGAGGACTATGATGACATGGTCATTATCAAAGATATTGAGCTCTATTCATTATGCGAGCACCATATGTTGCCCTTTTTTGGTAAGGCCCATGTGGCCTACATACCTAACGGACATATTGTAGGGCTAAGTAAAATACCTAGGGTAGTCGATGTTTTTGCACGTAGATTACAGGTACAAGAGCGGTTGACCCACGATATTCTCGAATGTATCAATAATACATTAAAGCCTCAAGGGGTGGCCGTGGTTATTGAGGCATCCCACATGTGCATGATGATGCGAGGGGTTCAAAAACAGAATTCGGTCACTACTACATCGGGTTTCAGAGGACAATTTGAAAAAATAGAGACTAGAAATGAGTTTTTAAAGCTGATCAGTTCTGATTTGTCTTAA
- a CDS encoding sterol desaturase/sphingolipid hydroxylase (fatty acid hydroxylase superfamily) — MQKYVDAFGQALNGTINWTWKSIIFEVPWYTNYFWGIIVLSLSIFILEILFPWRKNQAVFRKDFWLDGFYIFFNFFIFAIAISGVYKMLELLFLEVGISIDSLSIINLESLPSWVQLLIFFLVLDFVQWVTHILLHRYEFLWQFHKIHHSVKEMGFAAHMRYHWMENVLYKPFKTFGVMILGGFEPEQAYVVHFMAIAIGHFNHSNIKITWGPLKYIFNNPVMHLYHHAYTLPEGRYGVNFGISLSMWDYLFKTNYIPENSGKVPLGFEGDVEVPKHFLGQLFYGFRKSK, encoded by the coding sequence TTGCAGAAATATGTAGATGCTTTTGGACAGGCTTTGAATGGTACGATAAATTGGACATGGAAATCCATCATCTTTGAAGTGCCTTGGTATACCAATTATTTTTGGGGTATAATTGTCTTATCGCTGTCGATATTTATTCTTGAAATTCTTTTTCCTTGGCGTAAAAATCAAGCTGTTTTTAGAAAAGATTTTTGGTTGGATGGATTCTATATTTTTTTCAACTTCTTCATTTTCGCCATTGCTATCAGTGGAGTATATAAAATGTTGGAATTGTTGTTTTTAGAAGTTGGTATTTCAATAGATAGTTTATCAATAATAAACCTCGAATCTTTACCTTCATGGGTACAATTACTTATCTTTTTTTTAGTCTTGGATTTTGTGCAGTGGGTTACTCATATTCTACTTCACAGGTACGAGTTCTTATGGCAATTTCATAAAATTCATCACAGTGTAAAAGAAATGGGCTTTGCCGCTCATATGCGTTATCATTGGATGGAAAATGTACTGTATAAACCCTTCAAGACTTTTGGAGTTATGATTCTGGGTGGTTTTGAGCCAGAACAGGCCTATGTTGTTCATTTTATGGCTATTGCAATTGGTCATTTTAATCATTCCAATATTAAAATAACTTGGGGGCCATTGAAGTATATTTTCAATAATCCGGTAATGCATTTGTATCATCACGCCTATACTTTACCTGAAGGTCGGTACGGAGTGAATTTTGGAATCAGTTTGAGTATGTGGGATTATTTGTTCAAGACCAATTACATACCAGAAAATAGCGGTAAAGTCCCGTTGGGCTTTGAAGGCGATGTTGAAGTGCCCAAACATTTTTTGGGTCAGCTTTTCTACGGATTTCGAAAATCTAAATAA
- a CDS encoding putative YhdH/YhfP family quinone oxidoreductase, translated as MSQKTFKALIVEEQGDSFTRSIQMKSLKDLPDNDMLVQVHYSSLNYKDALSATGNKGVTRKYPHTPGIDAVGIVVDTKSDTFSVGDKVIVTSFDLGMNTDGGFGQYIKVPEDWALLLPDNLSMKEAMIIGTAGLTAGMSVLKLNEIVKPGKGEIIVSGATGGVGAMSIALLKKLGYKIAAITGKDSEHDFLRQLGADRIISRQEFENMDDKPILKSEFAGAIDTVGGVILENIIKSVKPMGAVTCCGNVASPKLNLTVFPFILRGITLIGIDSQNYPMWLREKVWLKLANEWKPDNLEDASKEITLDELNEKIDLILEGRLKGRTVVNLQA; from the coding sequence ATGTCTCAAAAAACTTTTAAAGCGCTAATTGTTGAAGAACAGGGCGATTCCTTTACAAGAAGTATTCAAATGAAATCGTTGAAGGACCTGCCTGACAACGATATGTTGGTTCAAGTTCACTATTCTTCTCTCAACTATAAAGATGCGCTATCGGCAACAGGCAACAAAGGTGTAACCAGAAAATATCCACACACCCCGGGCATAGATGCCGTAGGTATCGTAGTTGATACCAAATCTGATACTTTTAGCGTCGGAGATAAAGTTATCGTTACCAGTTTTGATTTAGGGATGAATACTGATGGCGGATTTGGCCAATATATTAAAGTACCCGAAGATTGGGCCCTTTTGCTACCGGACAACTTAAGCATGAAAGAAGCTATGATTATTGGCACAGCTGGTTTGACGGCAGGTATGTCGGTTCTTAAGTTAAATGAAATAGTCAAACCCGGAAAGGGCGAAATTATAGTTTCTGGAGCTACTGGTGGCGTGGGTGCTATGAGTATAGCACTACTAAAAAAACTTGGTTACAAAATTGCCGCCATAACGGGAAAAGATTCAGAACATGATTTTCTACGTCAATTGGGTGCAGACCGAATTATTTCACGACAAGAATTCGAAAATATGGATGACAAACCTATCTTAAAATCCGAATTTGCGGGTGCAATCGATACGGTAGGTGGCGTAATTCTTGAAAACATCATAAAATCAGTGAAACCCATGGGCGCAGTTACATGTTGTGGCAACGTGGCTTCACCTAAATTAAACTTAACGGTATTCCCATTTATTCTTAGAGGCATCACCTTAATTGGTATTGACTCTCAAAACTACCCCATGTGGCTTAGAGAAAAGGTCTGGCTCAAATTGGCCAATGAATGGAAGCCCGATAATCTTGAGGATGCAAGCAAAGAAATAACCCTTGACGAATTAAATGAGAAAATAGATTTAATATTAGAGGGTAGGTTAAAAGGTAGAACCGTCGTAAACCTACAGGCTTAG
- a CDS encoding lipoprotein-releasing system ATP-binding protein, translating to MIKTSNIQKFYGDLQVLKGVDLHIKKEEIISIVGASGAGKTTLLQILGTLDTQSNPNESELLINGTEVTQLTEKQLAKFRNEHIGFIFQFHQLLPEFTALENVCMPAFIKNTPKAQAEKRAKELLDFLGLSSRYNHKPTELSGGEQQRVAVARALINEPSIVFADEPSGNLDSESADNLHKLFFDLRDQFGQTFVIVTHNQQLADMADRKLTMVDGLIVTKEVVA from the coding sequence ATGATCAAAACTTCGAATATTCAGAAGTTTTATGGAGACCTGCAAGTACTGAAAGGGGTTGACCTGCATATAAAAAAGGAAGAAATTATATCGATAGTTGGTGCTTCTGGGGCCGGTAAAACGACCCTGCTCCAGATTTTAGGAACCTTGGACACCCAAAGCAACCCGAACGAGAGTGAACTTCTGATAAATGGAACGGAGGTAACCCAATTAACTGAAAAGCAATTGGCCAAATTTCGTAACGAGCATATTGGCTTTATATTCCAGTTTCATCAACTACTACCAGAATTTACCGCGCTTGAAAATGTTTGTATGCCTGCCTTTATTAAAAACACACCTAAGGCCCAGGCAGAAAAGAGAGCAAAAGAACTTTTAGATTTTTTAGGGCTCTCGTCACGCTATAATCATAAACCCACTGAACTATCAGGTGGAGAACAGCAAAGGGTGGCCGTTGCACGTGCGCTTATTAATGAACCCTCGATTGTTTTCGCTGATGAACCTAGTGGCAACCTTGACTCTGAAAGCGCTGACAACCTGCATAAATTATTTTTTGATTTACGTGATCAATTTGGCCAGACGTTCGTAATCGTCACCCACAATCAACAATTAGCTGATATGGCCGACCGAAAATTGACCATGGTCGATGGTCTTATAGTTACCAAAGAAGTTGTCGCTTAA
- a CDS encoding putative amidohydrolase, which yields MKIALAQMRPIRGNIEKNIDLHKRFIALAIENEADAVFFPELSITGYEPTLADELKIGLSDKLVSDFQKFINSNQMVVGLGAPLEFKKGLFISMLIFQPDRPLETYCKQQLHDDEKPYFSEGTSAKILDLKDRKIGLAICYESLKESRLNQNLDLGANLYLASVAKSQKGIENACSYFPEKAKANKIPILLVNSIGHCDDFESAGQSAIWNSEGKLIAQLPKIQEGLLIYDTTRDSAQIKLFP from the coding sequence ATGAAAATTGCTCTTGCGCAAATGCGGCCGATAAGGGGAAATATTGAAAAAAATATTGACCTTCATAAACGCTTTATTGCTTTAGCCATTGAAAACGAAGCAGATGCTGTCTTTTTCCCAGAACTTTCAATAACAGGTTACGAACCAACACTTGCCGATGAATTGAAGATTGGCCTTTCAGATAAATTAGTTTCTGATTTTCAAAAATTTATCAATTCTAATCAGATGGTTGTCGGATTGGGAGCGCCTCTAGAATTCAAAAAGGGTTTATTTATTTCAATGCTTATTTTCCAACCCGATAGGCCCCTGGAGACCTATTGCAAACAACAATTACATGACGATGAAAAGCCTTATTTTAGTGAAGGTACTTCCGCAAAAATCTTAGACCTAAAAGATAGAAAAATTGGTCTGGCCATTTGCTATGAAAGCCTTAAAGAATCTCGTCTTAACCAGAATTTAGATTTAGGGGCCAATTTGTATTTGGCCAGTGTCGCCAAATCTCAAAAAGGTATAGAAAATGCCTGTTCTTATTTCCCTGAAAAAGCTAAAGCGAATAAAATTCCGATTCTATTGGTGAACAGCATTGGACACTGTGACGACTTCGAAAGTGCAGGACAGTCCGCTATTTGGAACAGTGAGGGAAAATTGATTGCCCAGTTGCCCAAAATACAAGAAGGTCTGTTGATATACGACACCACAAGAGATTCAGCACAAATTAAGCTTTTTCCCTAA
- a CDS encoding sulfite dehydrogenase (cytochrome) subunit SorA apoprotein encodes MQRRKFIKRATLATFSGIIGSEIVYGLNIPQGYRPLALQEPDPFKLFGKDSEMVVLNDKPWNMEAQAHLLDDKITPNAKMFIRNNGLVPENIDAQKWTLTIDGESVAAQKSYTIHELKTNFKVFTYQLTLECGGNGRSEFDPPAKGNQWTVGAVSCAKWTGVRLRDVLEDAGIKDDAVYIGYHSADMHLSRNPEKEPISRGAPMAKALQDETLLAFLMNGKDIPLPHGYPLRLIAGGWPASVSGKWVNRISIRNKVHDGAKMGGTSYRVPCNTVAPGEKVADEDMCIIESMPVKSLITHPKSGAMLPEGKRLNIRGHAWAGELEVTQMEYSIDFGSTWQICSIEKPTNRLAWQHFSAEVDFPKKGYYEIWAKATDSQGASQPMLLPGWNPKGYLNNACHRIAVKIT; translated from the coding sequence ATGCAGCGTAGAAAATTCATTAAAAGAGCAACTTTGGCCACTTTTTCTGGAATTATCGGTTCCGAGATCGTATACGGTTTAAATATTCCTCAAGGCTATCGGCCATTGGCTCTGCAAGAGCCCGACCCCTTTAAATTGTTCGGTAAAGATTCTGAGATGGTGGTGCTCAACGATAAACCATGGAATATGGAAGCCCAGGCCCATCTCTTAGATGATAAGATTACGCCTAATGCTAAAATGTTCATTCGAAATAATGGCTTAGTACCTGAGAATATCGACGCCCAGAAATGGACATTGACCATAGACGGAGAGTCAGTTGCAGCTCAAAAATCGTATACGATTCATGAGCTAAAGACCAATTTCAAAGTGTTCACCTATCAGCTTACTTTGGAATGTGGGGGAAATGGCAGAAGTGAATTTGATCCCCCCGCAAAAGGTAATCAATGGACTGTAGGTGCGGTGTCTTGTGCAAAATGGACGGGGGTACGCCTACGGGATGTTTTGGAAGATGCGGGTATTAAAGACGATGCAGTATACATTGGTTATCACAGTGCCGATATGCATTTAAGCCGAAACCCAGAAAAAGAACCCATTTCAAGAGGTGCGCCAATGGCAAAAGCATTGCAAGATGAAACTTTGCTCGCCTTTCTAATGAACGGTAAAGATATTCCTTTGCCACACGGTTACCCCTTACGATTAATTGCAGGGGGCTGGCCTGCTTCAGTTTCGGGTAAGTGGGTCAATCGAATTAGTATTCGAAACAAAGTACATGATGGAGCAAAAATGGGAGGCACCTCGTACCGTGTACCCTGCAATACGGTTGCACCTGGTGAAAAGGTAGCTGATGAAGATATGTGCATTATAGAGTCAATGCCTGTTAAGTCATTGATTACACATCCGAAATCGGGAGCGATGCTTCCAGAAGGTAAAAGATTGAATATTCGTGGGCATGCTTGGGCAGGCGAACTTGAAGTCACCCAAATGGAATACTCGATTGATTTTGGTTCTACATGGCAAATCTGCTCAATTGAAAAACCGACCAATCGTTTGGCTTGGCAACATTTTTCGGCAGAAGTTGATTTTCCCAAGAAAGGCTATTATGAGATCTGGGCAAAGGCAACGGACTCGCAAGGAGCGTCTCAGCCTATGTTATTGCCCGGGTGGAACCCAAAAGGATATCTAAACAACGCCTGCCATAGAATCGCCGTGAAAATTACCTAA